A single window of Salvia splendens isolate huo1 chromosome 8, SspV2, whole genome shotgun sequence DNA harbors:
- the LOC121744497 gene encoding ABC transporter G family member 3-like, giving the protein MEEIQSQSDHYRSSSSEASSPASRVPSSNFFYLRKPGAFRQPISFEDSPDWEDTDIEVKVDDGGADSINAATTPVSPSLSKINSGSLPSPPLPEGANVARKTAGASIAWKDLTVTIKGKRKYSDKVITSSNGYAFPGTMTVIMGPAKSGKSTLLRALAGRLPDSARTYGEIFINGVKSRLPYGAYGFVERESALIGSLTVREYLYYSALLQLPGLLYKKRSAVEDAIHAMSLGDYANKLIGGHCYMKGLRSGERRRVTIARELVMRPHILFIDEPLYHLDSVSALLMMVTLKKLASTGCTLIFTIYQSSTEVFGLFDRICLLSNGNTLFFGETLACLQHFSNAGFPCPIMQSPSDHFLRAINTDFDRIIAMCKNWQDDHGELSSVNMDTAVAIRTLEATYKSSADAAAVETMILKLTDKEGPLLRSKGRASCATKIAILTWRSLLIMSREWKYYWLRLVIYMFLALCIGTVFSGLGHSLSSVGTRVGAVFLFISFTSLLSIAGVPAQLKDIKIFICEEANQHSGTSVFLVGQLLSSIPFLFLLSISSSLVFYFLVGLRDDFSLLMYFVLNFFMCLLVNDGLVLLVASICRNTLWSIIILVNIHMVMMLAAGLFRIRSALPRAVWMYPTSYVAFHTYSIQGLLENEYSGTSFAVGQVRSLSGYQALQNVYDVSVDSDSKWKNLVILFLMAVGYRLVVFVLLQFRVRKALFSRCVTRCSKSTNNPR; this is encoded by the exons ATGGAAGAAATACAATCCCAATCAGATCACTATAGGTCCTCATCATCTGAAGCTAGTAGCCCAGCAAGTAGAGTGCCTTCAAGCAATTTCTTCTACTTAAGAAAACCGGGTGCATTTAGACAACCTATTTCATTTGAGGACTCACCTGACTGGGAAGATACGGATATTGAAGTGAAGGTGGACGATGGGGGAGCTGACTCAATTAATGCTGCTACTACTCCTGTCTCCCCTTCCCTTTCGAAGATCAATAGTGGCTCGCTTCCATCACCACCTTTGCCCGAGGGTGCTAATGTAGCACGAAAGACTGCAGGGGCCTCAATTGCATGGAAGGATTTGACCGTCACTATAAAGGGTAAAAGAAAGTACTCTGATAAGGTCATTACGAGTTCAAACGGATATGCATTCCCGGGGACAATGACAGTGATCATGGGTCCCGCCAAATCGGGCAAGTCAACGCTCTTAAGGGCTCTTGCAG GGAGACTGCCTGATTCTGCTAGAACTTATGGCGAGATATTTATTAATGGTGTCAAATCGCGCTTGCCATATGGAGCATAT GGATTTGTTGAAAGAGAAAGCGCTCTTATTGGATCATTAACTGTGCGAGAGTACCTTTACTACTCAGCATTGCTTCAGCTTCCGGGCTTACTTTATAAGAAGAGGAGTGCGGTGGAGGATGCCATCCATGCCATGTCATTGGGGGATTATGCAAATAAGCTCATAGGGGGGCACTGTTATATGAAGGGTCTTCGCAGTGGTGAGAGAAGACGAGTTACAATCGCCCGGGAGCTCGTGATGAGACCACATATCTTATTTATTGATGAGCCTCTGTATCACCTTGACAG CGTATCAGCACTTTTAATGATGGTTACCTTGAAGAAGCTTGCAAGCACGGGATGCACTCTAATATTCACCATTTACCAGAGCAGTACAGAAGTGTTTGGCCTTTTCGATAGAATTTGTCTTCTCTCTAATGGAAACACATTGTTCTTCGGGGAAACCCTTGCTTGTTTGCAG CATTTCTCGAATGCTGGATTCCCTTGCCCAATCATGCAAAGTCCTTCCGATCACTTTCTGAGAGCCATAAATACAGATTTTGATAGGATTATTGCCATGTGCAAAAACTGGCAG GACGACCATGGGGAGCTTTCATCAGTTAATATGGACACTGCTGTGGCGATACGCACTCTTGAAGCAACATATAAATCATCTGCAGATGCTGCTGCTGTCGAGACTATGATCTTGAAGCTCACTGACAAG GAGGGTCCGCTTCTCAGAAGCAAAGGCAGGGCAAGCTGCGCCACCAAAATTGCAATACTGACTTGGAGATCTTTGTTGATTATGTCTAGGGAATGGAAATACTATTGGCTTCGTTTAGTTATATACATGTTTCTGGCACTATGTATTGGTACGGTATTCTCTGGTTTGGGGCACTCGCTATCTTCAGTCGGG ACGAGAGTTGGAGCTGTATTTTTATTCATATCTTTTACATCACTTCTGAGCATAGCTGGTGTCCCCGCACAGCTCAAAGACATCAAG ATCTTCATCTGTGAAGAAGCAAACCAGCACTCTGGAACATCGGTTTTTCTAGTCGGACAATTACTCTCAAGTATCCCGTTCTTGTTTCTCCTCTCCATCTCATCGAGTTTGGTCTTCTATTTCCTAGTCGGGCTGAGGGACGATTTCAGCTTGTTGATGTACTTTGTCCTCAACTTCTTCATGTGCCTTCTAGTTAACGATGGACTGGTGCTACTCGTTGCTTCTATCTGCCGAAACACTTTATGGAGCATCATAATATTGGTGAATATACAT ATGGTAATGATGCTTGCAGCCGGACTCTTTAGGATTCGAAGTGCGTTGCCGCGGGCAGTATGGATGTATCCTACATCATACGTCGCTTTCCACACTTATTCTATCCAG GGGCTCTTGGAGAACGAGTACAGTGGGACGTCGTTCGCGGTGGGGCAGGTGAGGTCGTTATCAGGTTATCAGGCCCTCCAAAACGTGTATGATGTATCTGTTGACAGCGACTCCAAGTGGAAGAATTTGGTGATTCTGTTT
- the LOC121744498 gene encoding cell division cycle protein 48 homolog yields the protein MAHQPDSDSKAGKKDFSTAILERKKAPNRLVVDEAVNDDNSVVSLHPATMEKLQLFRGDTILLKGKKRKDTVCIALADDTCEEPKIRMNKVVRTNLRVRLGDVVSVHQCPDVKYGKRVHILPLDDTIEGLTGDLFDVYLKPYFLEAYRPVRKGDHLLVRGGMRSVEFKVIETDPGEYCVVAPDTEIFCEGEPLRREDEDRLDEVGYDDVGGVRKQMAQIRELVELPLRHPQLFKSIGVKPPKGILLFGPPGSGKTLIARAVANETGAFFFLINGPEIMSKLAGESESNLRKAFEEAEKNAPSIIFIDEIDSIAPKREKTNGEVERRIVSQLLTLMDGLKSRAHVIVMGATNRPNSIDPALRRFGRFDREIDIGVPDEVGRLEVLRIHTKNMKLSEDVDLERISKDTHGYVGADLAALCTEAALQCIREKMDVIDLEDDTIDAEILNSMAVTNEHFHTALGTSNPSALRETVVEVPNCSWEDIGGLENVKRELQETVQYPVEHPEKFEKFGMSPSKGVLFYGPPGCGKTLLAKAIANECQANFISVKGPELLTMWFGESEANVREIFDKARQSAPCVLFFDELDSIATQRGSSVGDAGGAADRVLNQLLTEMDGMNAKKTVFIIGATNRPDIIDPALLRPGRLDQLIYIPLPDEDSRHQIFKACLRKSPLSKDVDL from the exons ATGGCTCACCAACCCGACTCTGATTC GAAAGCTGGGAAGAAGGACTTCTCGACGGCGATCTTGGAGAGGAAAAAAGCCCCCAATCGTCTGGTTGTGGATGAAGCGGTCAACGATGACAATTCCGTCGTCTCCCTCCACCCCGCCACCATGGAAAAGCTCCAGCTTTTCCGTGGAGATACTATTTTGCTCAAG GGAAAGAAAAGGAAGGATACTGTCTGCATTGCCCTTGCTGACGACACATGCGAAGAGCCGAAAATTAGGATGAACAAAGTTGTGAGGACGAACCTGAGGGTTCGGCTTGGGGATGTTGTATCTGTGCACCAGTGCCCAGACGTGAAATACGGAAAGCGTGTCCACATTTTGCCGTTGGATGACACCATTGAAGGTCTCACTGGGGATCTTTTTGATGTATACCTGAAAC CCTACTTTCTGGAAGCATATCGCCCAGTGAGGAAAGGTGATCATCTTCTGGTTAGAGGAGGGATGAGAAGCGTGGAATTTAAAGTCATTGAGACTGATCCTGGGGAGTATTGTGTTGTTGCTCCTGATACTGAGATCTTTTGTGAAGGAGAGCCTTTGAGGCGAGAAGATGAAGATAGGTTGGATGAGGTGGGGTACGATGATGTAGGTGGTGTTAGGAAGCAAATGGCTCAGATTCGTGAATTAGTGGAATTGCCTCTGAGGCATCCTCAGCTCTTCAAGTCTATAGGTGTCAAACCACCTAAAGGAATTTTACTTTTTGGACCTCCAGGTTCGGGGAAGACCTTGATAGCTAGAGCTGTTGCTAATGAAACTGGTGCATTCTTCTTTTTGATTAATGGGCCTGAAATTATGTCCAAGTTGGCTGGAGAGAGTGAAAGCAACCTAAGAAAAGCATTTGAGGAGGCCGAAAAGAATGCCccatcaattatttttattgatgaaattgattCCATAGCACCTAAGCGAGAGAAGACAAATGGTGAAGTTGAAAGGAGGATCGTTTCTCAGCTTCTGACTCTCATGGATGGATTGAAATCTCGTGCCCATGTCATTGTTATGGGGGCAACTAACCGACCTAACAGCATTGACCCGGCTCTTAGAAGGTTTGGTAGATTTGATAGAGAAATAGATATTGGTGTTCCTGATGAAGTTGGACGGCTCGAGGTTCTGAGAATTCACACCAAGAATATGAAACTCTCCGAGGAT GTTGATTTAGAGAGGATTTCTAAAGACACCCATGGTTATGTTGGTGCTGACCTGGCAGCTCTCTGCACTGAAGCAGCGCTTCAGTGTATCAGAGAGAAAATGGATGTCATTGATCTGGAAGATGATACAATTGATGCTGAGATACTAAACTCCATGGCTGTTACAAATGAGCACTTCCACACTGCTCTTGGAACAAGCAACCCCTCTGCTTTACGAGAGACA GTTGTTGAAGTGCCGAATTGCAGCTGGGAAGATATTGGAGGGCTTGAAAATGTTAAGAGAGAGCTTCAGGAG ACTGTTCAATATCCTGTGGAACATCCAGAGAAGTTTGAGAAATTCGGTATGTCTCCTTCAAAGGGTGTTCTTTTCTATGGTCCTCCTGGATGTGGAAAAACACTTCTAGCTAAGGCTATTGCAAATGAGTGCCAAGCCAATTTCATTAGTGTAAAAGGACCTGAATTGCTTACTATGTGGTTTGGAGAGAGTGAAGCCAATGTTCGTGAAATATTTGACAAGGCTAGACAGTCTGCTCCGTGTGTCCTTTTCTTTGATGAGCTTGACTCCATTGCTACACAG AGAGGAAGCAGTGTTGGAGATGCTGGTGGTGCTGCTGACCGAGTTCTCAATCAGCTTCTCACTGAGATGGATGGCATGAATGCCAAGAAGACTGTTTTCATAATTGGGGCTACTAACAGACCTGACATTATTGATCCAGCACTTTTACGGCCTGGTCGTCTTGACCAGTTAATATACATCCCCCTGCCAGATGAAGATTCACGCCATCAGATTTTCAAAGCATGTCTTCGGAAGTCACCACTATCGAAGGATGTTGATCTCTGA